The following is a genomic window from Armatimonadota bacterium.
AGTCGTGGGCGTTCCGGGCGATCGGATTGCGGTGAAGAACCACAAACTGTACCGCAACGGGAAGCCGGTAGATGAGCCGTTCATCAAGGAGCCGCCCTTGTATGTGTGGCCCCCCGGCGCCGAAGAGGGCGCCGAGGTGGTTGTCCCTGAGGGGCACGTCCTGGTTTTCGGCGACAATCGCAATGACTCCAACGACGGGCACCGCTGGGAGATCATGCGCCCGGACGGTACCTGGGAGCCGGCCCCATTCCTGCCCCGGCCCAATGTGCTGGGCAAGGCGATGCTGATCTTCTGGCCGCCCCACCGCGTGGGTCTGCTGGACTGATGCTGTTGGGCGAACTATGAGTGTTGTGTGCGGGCGATCCGGTTGCGGGTCGCCCTGCGTTTTCTGATGGGCCGGAATCCGGACTGGGACCGGCCAAGGATGAGGTGCGGCGTGCAGGAGAGGAACCTGGAGGGCATCACCGCGCTCGTAACGGGTGGGGCAAAACGCATAGGCCGCGCCATCGCCCTCAAGCTGGCCGATCATGGCGCCAACGTGATCGTGCATTACAATGTTTCGGAGCAGGAAGCCGGCCACACCTGCCAGGAGATCTTGCGACGCGGTTCGCAAGCTTGGCCCCTGCAGGCGGATCTGTCGCAACCTGACGTCTGCCGGGACCTGGCGACAAGGGCAGCCGGCATCGCACAGCCCGTTCAGATTCTGGTCAACAACGCATCGGTCTTCACCCCCGGACGGCTCGCCGATTTGTCGCCCGAGGAGTTTGACCGCAACATGCATGTTCACGCACTGGCGCCCCTGGTCCTTACACGGTGGCTTGCCGAGAACCTGCCCGACGATGCCGAGGGTAGAGTGGTGAATCTCCTCGACGCCTACATCGGGACCTATCAATTCCAGCACGCAGCGTACAACTTGAGCAAGCGGGTGCTCCTGGACCTGACTCGGATGATGGCGGTGGAGTTCGCCCCTCGATTGACGGTGAACGCGGTGGCTCCTGGGGTCACGCTACCAGGACAGGATGGCACCGGCACGGGGGAGAGAGCTCTGGTCGAGGGCAGTCCGCTCCGCGCAGGCGCGAAACCCGGGGATATTTCGGATGCCGTGCTGTATCTCATCAATGCCCGGTTGGTGACCGGCCAGGTCCTTTATGTCGACGGAGGCGGTCATCTCGTCGGCGGGACCTGGGCGGACCAGGCATGACGCGCGAGGGGGGTACATGGACCAAGCCCTGGATCTCGCGCTCTGCGCCCTGGTCGTCATCGGTCACTTGGTTCTACTTGGCACCGTCAGCAATCGGTGGCTGCTTCGGATACGCGACCAGTTACTCAAGCCCACGATCTTCGTGGCCCACACGCTGGCGTGGCTTGCGCTTCCCTGGGTCTGCATTTCTGCGATCGGATGGCGCGACCTGGACCAGGCACTGCTGTTCCAGTTGGAGGGCCGCTCGCCGCTCTGGGCCATTTGGGTCTGGATAGCGGTCCTGGCGCCGGTTGTGGGGCTGGTGCTACAGTCGATCCCGGAGCCGCGCGACTGGCTGTACACCCGTCTCCTGAGATCGGAAAGCCGCATTACGCCCATCGACCGAGCCGCATTGCGCACCTGGAAAGCCCGCGCTATCGCCCGTTGGGACATGGCGCGTGTTGAGACGGTCAACCTGGAGCTGGCTCTGCCCCACCTCCCGTGGGCATTCGATGGCTTCCGGATCGCACATCTGTCCGACCTGCACTATGATGCGGAGCTGTCCCAGGTCATACTGCAGGTGGCTCTCGAGCAGGTCCGGCAGGCGAGGCCCAACTTGATCGTGCTCACCGGGGACTCGGTGGTGACGACGGAAGCCATCGACGACTGCGCGCAGTATGTGGCGCTGCTGCGGCAGATCGCGCCGGTTGTGGCGGTCCTGGGCAACCATGACGAATGGGCCGACGCGGGAGCGCTCACGTCGGCATTCCAGAAACAGGGCGTGACTGTACTTCGCGACCGCGGGCTGCGTCTCGAGCGTGGCGGGAGCTCGATCTGGCTTGCGGGCGCCGGGGACTTCTGGTCGCCCGGCCAGCATCTCCCGACGGCCTTCGTGGGCAGGCGCGAGGGCGAATTCTGCATCCTGTTAGCCCATAACCCTGACCATATCACCGAGGCCGCCCGCGCAGGAGTGGACCTGCAGTTGTCGGGGCATACTCATGGTGGACAGATCGCGATCCCTGTGGTCGGGCCATTGGTTGCGCC
Proteins encoded in this region:
- a CDS encoding metallophosphoesterase, with the protein product MDQALDLALCALVVIGHLVLLGTVSNRWLLRIRDQLLKPTIFVAHTLAWLALPWVCISAIGWRDLDQALLFQLEGRSPLWAIWVWIAVLAPVVGLVLQSIPEPRDWLYTRLLRSESRITPIDRAALRTWKARAIARWDMARVETVNLELALPHLPWAFDGFRIAHLSDLHYDAELSQVILQVALEQVRQARPNLIVLTGDSVVTTEAIDDCAQYVALLRQIAPVVAVLGNHDEWADAGALTSAFQKQGVTVLRDRGLRLERGGSSIWLAGAGDFWSPGQHLPTAFVGRREGEFCILLAHNPDHITEAARAGVDLQLSGHTHGGQIAIPVVGPLVAPSRHGRLYSRGLHLRNETLLYVNRGLATHPPVRIGSMPEVTIITLRPISD
- a CDS encoding SDR family oxidoreductase, yielding MQERNLEGITALVTGGAKRIGRAIALKLADHGANVIVHYNVSEQEAGHTCQEILRRGSQAWPLQADLSQPDVCRDLATRAAGIAQPVQILVNNASVFTPGRLADLSPEEFDRNMHVHALAPLVLTRWLAENLPDDAEGRVVNLLDAYIGTYQFQHAAYNLSKRVLLDLTRMMAVEFAPRLTVNAVAPGVTLPGQDGTGTGERALVEGSPLRAGAKPGDISDAVLYLINARLVTGQVLYVDGGGHLVGGTWADQA
- the lepB gene encoding signal peptidase I, producing MRSHRAAILEFIDSALIAVLLVFCILRPFVIQAFFIPSGSMENTLQENDRILVNKFIYYFREPRVGDIVVFDAPPQASDVKRDFIKRVVGVPGDRIAVKNHKLYRNGKPVDEPFIKEPPLYVWPPGAEEGAEVVVPEGHVLVFGDNRNDSNDGHRWEIMRPDGTWEPAPFLPRPNVLGKAMLIFWPPHRVGLLD